In Hwangdonia lutea, a single window of DNA contains:
- a CDS encoding SRPBCC family protein: protein MNDVIKKETVLKHNIDAVWNAITKAEEISTWFIKADFKAEKGYKYVFTSEPNEKGCTTITGEVKKANPYVLIYTWIVGDTKVETTVKWELEATKNGTKLTLEHSDISNYAGDTAIAMFESFNGGWDACISGLTSYLKQEVNAG, encoded by the coding sequence ATGAATGATGTTATTAAAAAAGAAACCGTGTTAAAACACAATATCGATGCGGTTTGGAACGCTATTACAAAAGCCGAAGAAATTTCAACATGGTTTATTAAAGCGGATTTTAAAGCTGAAAAAGGCTATAAATACGTATTTACTTCCGAACCTAACGAAAAAGGCTGCACAACTATTACCGGTGAAGTAAAAAAAGCAAATCCGTATGTGCTGATATACACCTGGATAGTTGGCGACACCAAAGTCGAGACCACCGTAAAATGGGAACTGGAAGCCACCAAAAACGGTACAAAACTTACTTTAGAACATTCTGACATTTCCAACTATGCGGGAGATACCGCCATAGCCATGTTCGAAAGTTTCAACGGTGGTTGGGATGCCTGCATCTCTGGTTTAACCAGTTATTTAAAACAAGAGGTTAATGCAGGATAA